From Cannabis sativa cultivar Pink pepper isolate KNU-18-1 chromosome 8, ASM2916894v1, whole genome shotgun sequence, a single genomic window includes:
- the LOC133030617 gene encoding uncharacterized protein LOC133030617 — translation MNVNHKFKTDVCNKQIWLAAYAWNKTECDRHCEVLKQMDPAIATYVEQIGFEKWARPYCPGDRYNIMTSNAAESFNKASKCATPLATTFENDLKDQHKDGMFRSVLRNGAQLFNVGTSPQGERGGDVNLVERTCTCRLFQMLKIPCPHACAAAVSQNVSVYTLCSPYYTKETWKKTYDATINIVGEEDEWVLPEHIKNIRIGVPVEKKPVGRPRKSNAGRRPTKRRPSSGQVVVEPRHCSLCHGSGHNRATCKARV, via the exons ATGAATGTCAATCACAAGTTTAAGACTGATGTatgcaacaagcaaatatgGCTTGCAGCTTACGCATGGAACAAGACGGAATGTGATAGGCATTGTGAGGTGCTGAAACAGATGGACCCTGCCATTGCTACATACGTCGAGCAAATAGGGTTTGAAAAGTGGGCTCGTCCTTATTGTCCAGGCGATCGGTACAACATAATGACAAGCAACGCTGCCGAAAGCTTCAACAAG GCTAGTAAGTGCGCTACTCCTTTGGCTACTACTTTTGAAAATGATTTAAAGGATCAACACAAAGATGGTATGTTCAGGAGTGTCCTTCGTAATGGTGCCCAATTGTTCAACGTTGGTACGAGTCCTCAAGGTGagagaggtggtgatgtgaactTAGTGGAGAGAACATGCACTTGCAGACTTTTCCAAATGCTGAAAATCCCTTGTCCACATGCATGTGCCGCAGCAGTTAGTCAGAATGTGAGCGTGTACACACTTTGCTCTCCATATTACACTAAAGAAACGTGGAAGAAAACCTACGATGCCACAATTAATATTGTTGGCGAGGAGGATGAGTGGGTACTACCGGAACATATCAAGAACATAAGAATCGGGGTACCAGTGGAGAAAAAACCAGTAGGTCGGCCTAGGAAGAGCAATGCAGGTAGAAGACCGACGAAGCGTCGACCTTCTAGTGGTCAGGTGGTAGTGGAACCTCGTCATTGTTCGCTATGTCACGGTTCAGGGCACAACAGAGCTACATGCAAAGCTCGAGTTTGA
- the LOC133030619 gene encoding uncharacterized protein LOC133030619 — MAPELILPLAEHFPGRITYRGNGYFASIKAKFEAFNLTERVKETPFGVFWNANELKFSGVIVHQLLLRKMKVSEVKNDEVWFYVGKTEARFGRSEFGLITGLKMSGGPSTEELNTLCESDRILRDYLNNAKRVTFKTLWLAFEACDVADDVYKLGLCAFVEGVLLSRAEGVYIWSDMLKLVENEEKFFEYSWGLLSYQKLLSSTAKSMTDLRKNYLDKSTKDKKKGKKEKKITQPEAKYNVYGYAPALQYWAFEVMQIWGRSTGGAEGLDSLEC; from the coding sequence ATGGCTCCAGAACTCATTCTCCCCTTGGCTGAGCATTTTCCTGGGCGTATCACTTACCGAGGAAATGGGTACTTTGCTTCTATTAAAGCAAAGTTTGAAGCCTTTAACCTGACCGAGAGGGTGAAGGAAACTCCTTTTGGAGTTTTTTGGAATGCGAATGAACTGAAATTCTCCGGGGTGATTGTGCATCAACTACTGTTGAGGAAAATGAAAGTGAGTGAGGTAAAGAATGATGAAGTGTGGTTTTACGTGGGTAAAACCGAGGCCAGATTTGGaagatctgagtttggattgatTACGGGACTGAAGATGAGCGGTGGCCCCTCGACTGAAGAATTGAATACACTATGTGAGTCTGATCGGATATTGCGGGACTACCTCAATAATGCCAAACGGGTCACTTTCAAAACCCTTTGGCTAGCTTTTGAGGCGTGCGATGTGGCCGACGACGTGTACAAGCTGGGGCTGTGTGCATTTGTTGAAGGAGTGCTTCTATCTAGGGCTGAGGGTGTTTATATATGGTCGGATATGCTAAAGTTAGTAGAAAACGAGGAGAAGTTCTTCGAATATTCGTGGGGCCTTCTTTCATATCAGAAGTTGTTGTCATCCACAGCCAAAAGTATGACTGACCTGAGGAAGAACTACCTTGATAAATCTACTAAGGAtaagaagaaagggaagaagGAGAAAAAAATTACTCAACCAGAGGCGAAGTACAATGTCTACGGATATGCACCGGCGCTACAATACTGGGCCTTTGAGGTGATGCAGATTTGGGGAAGAAGTACGGGCGGTGCGGAGGGACTAGATTCCCTCGAATGTTGA
- the LOC115700882 gene encoding aquaporin SIP1-1-like encodes MGVLKDAMGDAILTSMWIVSIPLTRILISIFISYVGIQPKSLSGLFTSTIATSLRLLTFNLFSRALGGANFNPSTATAFYAAGLKSDASLISMATRFPAQATGGVVGVKALLKFMPKEYKGFLRGPSLKVDLHTGAAAEGVLTFMFCFSVLMVVVRGPKSPFLKVWLLSYVTTGLYFLRSGYTGPSMNPANAFGWAYENDLHNSWEQFYVYWACPIIGAIVAACLFRALSPKPVIKITKKKKE; translated from the coding sequence atgGGTGTTCTCAAGGACGCCATGGGAGACGCAATTCTGACCTCTATGTGGATCGTCAGCATACCCCTCACAAGGATTTTGATCTCCATCTTCATTTCCTATGTGGGTATTCAACCAAAGTCTCTCTCAGGACTTTTCACATCAACCATTGCTACATCTCTTCGTCTCCTAACCTTCAACTTGTTCTCAAGAGCCTTAGGTGGAGCAAACTTTAACCCTTCTACGGCAACCGCTTTCTACGCTGCTGGCCTTAAATCCGATGCCTCTCTCATCTCCATGGCTACCCGATTCCCAGCTCAGGCTACCGGCGGAGTGGTCGGTGTCAAGGCACTTCTGAAATTCATGCCAAAAGAGTACAAAGGTTTTCTCAGAGGCCCTTCTCTGAAAGTTGATTTGCACACAGGGGCCGCAGCCGAAGGGGTCTTGACTTTTATGTTTTGCTTTTCAGTCCTTATGGTGGTGGTGAGAGGTCCCAAAAGTCCATTTTTGAAAGTATGGTTGCTTTCGTATGTGACTACTGGATTGTACTTTTTGAGGTCTGGGTATACTGGGCCTTCTATGAATCCGGCTAATGCATTTGGCTGGGCTTATGAAAATGACTTGCATAATAGTTGGGAACAGTTCTATGTTTATTGGGCTTGCCCCATTATTGGAGCCATTGTTGCGGCCTGTCTTTTTCGGGCCTTGTCTCCGAAACCAGTGATTAAGATCactaagaagaagaaagagtag
- the LOC133030618 gene encoding uncharacterized protein LOC133030618: MVVLQILYPRNWEVDYWKSNCEGEVPTVEMGLDEVEETQVGAQDSTAFQTQAERVADYVKKSKIIPPSPPKEAPDASTSATVPPTPATVPPSSAPANDSNYLLLAKRLEKVEAQQVAILTAQTEMKADFKRSQKEMKNLIMDQIATVISLLQKQPSEPTQPSGPAQQSDPTPSDTAEPLQTVHPSPPTYDDDDDVYPEDWQPDACDVPSTPANAIVISLGDTESQDVEELQGPPDGVEFCRLRRKRKPVFLNDYTAGKKKQRHGPVVVDTLKPADARLLKFFQKWITYARDNGRPRDVHTGEATRSWFVKLMVLNEWLEDAQIDAMAHLLRRRRTLYPEVYTRKGVVLDTSAPQFFSMFWNMCEGDRSKMKWDESVMSYVQGIPHRYLPCWEKQEYIYFVLHLPKERHWVAVEVDIENWEIIVYDSDIGATVEAAMESYLKPYSELFANLIRDSGYFQYNNYVHPVELGDLSQLLPLHYRRATSEVVPQTNSSGNCGMYAMEHIEHLMLDRSLEHVHDDNMLTFRHRWCVDLFYQNLTW, from the exons ATGGTTGTTCTTCAAATTCTGTATCCTAGGAATTGGGAGGTGGACTATTGGAAGAGCAATTGTGAGGGTGAGGTCCCCACGGTGGAAATGGGGTTGGATGAGGTCGAAGAAACGCAAGTCGGGGCGCAAGATTCGACCGCATTCCagacccaagccgaacgggtgGCGGATTATGTGAAAAAGTCCAAAATTATTCCACCATCCCCACCCAAAGAAGCACCAGACGCCTCCACATCTGCCACCGTGCCCCCAACGCCTGCCACTGTGCCCCCAAGCTCTGCTCCAGCCAATGACTCCAACTACCTCTTGTTGGCTAAGAGGTTGGAGAAGGTAGAAGCGCAACAAGTTGCGATCCTGACTGCGCAGACTGAGATGAAGGCTGACTTCAAGAGAAGTCAGAAAGAGATGAAGAATCTTATCATGGATCAAATTGCGACCGTGATAAGTTTGTTACAGAAGCAGCCTTCGGAGCCGACACAACCATCAGGGCCGGCACAGCAATCAGACCCCACACCATCAGACACGGCAGAGCCATTACAGACGGTACATCCATCACCGCCGacatatgatgatgatgatgatgtctaCCCAGAAGATTGGCAACCTGACGCATGTGACGTTCCTTCTACTCCTGCAAACGCCATTGTCATTTCGCTGGGTGATACTGAATCTCAGGATGTGGAAGAGTTGCAGGGGCCACCAGATGGAGTGGAGTTCTGTAGGCTTAGGCGAAAGCGCAAGCCGGTTTTCTTGAATGACTACACTGCTGGGAAGAAGAAACAACGACATGGGCCCGTGGTAGTAGACACCCTGAAACCGGCGGACGCCCGGCTGTTAAAATTTTTCCAGAAGTGGATCACTTATGCTAGGGACAATGGCCGTCCTAGGGATGTTCACACTGGCGAAGCCACTAGATCGTGGTTCGTGAAGTTGATGGTGCTGAACGAATGGCTCGAAGATGCT CAAATTGATGCCATGGCGCACTTATTGAGAAGAAGACGGACCCTGTACCCAGAAGTCTACACCCGAAAAGGTGTAGTTTTGGACACATCTGCTCCACAGTTCTTTTCCATGTTTTGGAATATGTGTGAGGGTGACAGGAGCAAGATGAAATGGGATGAGAGCGTCATGAGTTACGTGCAGGGGATACCGCACAGATACTTGCCATGTTGGGAGAAGCAGGAGTACATATACTTTGTGTTGCACCTTCCCAAAGAGCGCCACTGGGTGGCAGTTGAGGTGGATATCGAGAACTGGGAGATCATTGTATATGATTCTGATATCGGTGCCACCGTTGAGGCAGCCATGGAGTCATATTTGAAGCCTTACAGCGAGCTCTTTGCAAATCTAATTCGAGATAGCGGTTATTTCcaatataataattatgtacATCCGGTGGAGTTGGGCGATCTCAgtcagctcctacccctccatTATAGACGAGCTACCTCGGAGGTTGTACCACAAACGAACAGCAG tggcaaTTGTGGAATGTATGCCATGGAGCACATTGAGCACTTGATGCTGGATCGGTCGTTGGAGCATGTGCATGATGATAACATGCTCACCTTTAGACATAGGTGGTGTGTGGACCTATTTTACCAGAACTTAACGTGGTAG